From the genome of Carcharodon carcharias isolate sCarCar2 chromosome 34, sCarCar2.pri, whole genome shotgun sequence, one region includes:
- the LOC121272556 gene encoding potassium channel subfamily K member 13-like, with protein sequence MAGRAGSCSSCSTCSSCCSSPTCSSCCSSPTCSSCCSSPTCSSCCSSPTCSSRCSLRLNADNARFALLAAFISLYLVCGAAAFSAIERPVEVRAQRAWSQRLADFTRCHNISRRELGAFLREYEEAHVAGIRVDPLRPRWDFTGAFYFVGTVVSTIGFGMATPVTIGGRIFLIFYGLVGCAATILFFNLFLERAITLLAYILRWFHERKVQRSAATKRSGRGGSGHSAEVDSLDGWKPSVYYVMLILGAASIVISCCASAMYSPIEGWTYAESLYFCFVAFSTIGFGDLVSSQRAAYTNQSLYRAGNFLLILMGVCCLYSLFNVSSIVIKQFLNWILERLECRCCRWCRGAGRAKTHRNAIHPAAVKTRRHDVSVETVCDSETDGRRMSGEMISVKDFLASDKVSLAIMQKQLSETANGGPRQSHTRYNGFSGGVGALAIMNNRLAETSVDR encoded by the exons atggCCGGGAGGGCtggctcctgctcctcctgctccacctgctcctcctgctgctccaGCCCTacctgctcctcctgctgctccaGCCCTacctgctcctcctgctgctccaGCCCTacctgctcctcctgctgctccaGCCCTACCTGCTCCTCCCGCTGCTCCCTCCGGCTCAACGCGGACAACGCCCGCTTCGCGCTGCTGGCTGCCTTCATCTCGCTGTACCTGGTGTGCGGGGCGGCCGCCTTCTCGGCTATCGAGCGGCCCGTGGAGGTGCGGGCTCAGCGGGCGTGGAGCCAGAGGCTGGCCGACTTCACCCGCTGCCACAACATCAGCCGCCGGGAGCTGGGCGCCTTCCTGAGGGAGTACGAGGAAGCCCATGTGGCTGGCATCAGGGTCGACCCCCTGAGACCCCGGTGGGACTTCACGGGAGCTTTTTACTTTGTCGGGACGGTGGTGTCCACCATAG GCTTTGGGATGGCCACACCAGTGACGATCGGGGGCAGGATCTTCCTGATCTTCTACGGCCTGGTGGGATGCGCCGCCACCATCTTGTTCTTCAACCTGTTCCTGGAGCGGGCCATCACTCTGCTGGCCTACATCTTGCGCTGGTTCCACGAGCGGAAGGTGCAGCGGAGTGCGGCGACGAAGCGGTCCGGCCGCGGAGGCTCCGGCCACTCGGCGGAGGTGGACAGCCTGGACGGGTGGAAGCCCTCCGTTTACTACGTCATGCTCATCCTGGGGGCCGCATCGATCGTCATCTCCTGCTGCGCCTCGGCAATGTACTCGCCCATCGAGGGCTGGACCTACGCCGAGTCCTTGTACTTTTGCTTTGTGGCGTTCAGCACCATTGGGTTCGGCGATCTGGTGAGCAGCCAAAGAGCGGCCTACACCAACCAGAGCTTGTACCGGGCGGGGAACTTCCTGCTCATCCTGATGGGCGTGTGCTGCCTCTACTCCTTGTTTAACGTCTCCTCCATCGTCATCAAGCAGTTCCTCAACTGGATCCTGGAGAGGCTGGAGTGCCGGTGTTGCCGATGGTGCCGGGGCGCGGGGAGGGCGAAGACCCACCGGAATGCCATCCACCCGGCCGCTGTCAAGACCAGGCGGCACGACGTTTCTGTGGAGACGGTGTGCGACAGTGAGACCGATGGGCGCCGGATGTCGGGCGAGATGATCTCCGTGAAAGACTTTTTGGCTTCCGACAAGGTGTCCCTGGCTATAATGCAGAAGCAGCTCTCCGAGACTGCCAACGGCGGTCCCAGGCAAAGCCACACACGGTACAACGGTTTCTCTGGTGGTGTTGGCGCCTTGGCAATCATGAACAACAGATTGGCGGAGACGAGCGTGGATAGGTAG